AGGAAGACGAGGCCAAGTTTTCCATGCTGCGGCAGAAGCTTTTTATGCTGCGGGAGAAGAGAATTCGGCCCGGTCTCGACGACAAGGTCCTGGCCGACTGGAACGGCCTCATGATCGCGGCTCTGGCCAATGCCGGCGCCATGCTGAACGAGCCGGATTGGATCGCACGGGCGGATAAAGCCTTCGATTTCATCGCGAAATCCATGACCCGGGCGGACCGCCTCGGCCACTCATGGCGCGAAGGTAAACTGCTCTATCCGGGCTTGGCCTCCGATTTCGCCTGCATGATCCGGGCAGCGATTGCCCTTTACGAGGCCACCGGCCGGCGCGAGCGGCTCGACCAGGCGCTCACTTGGCAAAAGGCCTTCGAAGCGACCTACGCCAACCCGCAAAACGGCGGCTATTACCTGACCGCCTCCGATGCCGAAGGCCTCGTGGTGCGGCCCGCCTCGACGGCCGACGAGGCCACGCCCAACCCGAATGCCATTGCTGCGCAGAATTTGCTGCGCCTTGCGGCCCTCACCGGTGACGAGCAATGGCGCGAGCGGGCCGACCGGCTGTTCGACGGCGTACTGTCCCAGTCAGGCGACAATCTGCTGTCTCATGCGGCGCTGTTGAACGCCCTCGATCTGCGGCTCAACGCGGCTGAAATCGTCGTCACGGGTCCTGCGCACGCCCATTTTTCCGAGGCCGCCCTGCGGTTGCCCTACCTCAACCGGATCATGTTGCGAGCGCCATCGGCCGACGCCTTGCCGGCGGGGCACCCGGCGCAGGCGAAAATTGCTGCAGGCGTCAGTGCAGCATTTATCTGCGTCGGCCAGACCTGCTCGCTGCCGGTGACCGATCCGGCCAAGATCGCCGAGGTCGTGGATGCGATGCGACCGCGTTCAAGCTGAATTTTTGGATTTAATGGCCGCCGCATCGGCCGGCCCAAACGACATGGGCCTGTTGGCCGCGGGCTTATGGGCTTCGGCACCCGGGCCGGCACATCAGTGACCGCCGTCACCTCGCGATGACGGCAGCCCCGAGTGTTCGCATCAGGTGTTCATCGACTCGAAGAATTCGGCGTTGCTCTTCGTGCTGCGCAGCTTGTCGAGCAGGAAGTCGATCGCATCCATGGTTCCCATCGGGTTCAGGATGCGGCGCAGGACGTACATCTTCTTGAGTTGCTGCGCTTCCGTGAGCAGCTCTTCCTTGCGCGTGCCCGACCGGGTGATGTCGATCGCCGGGAAGGTGCGCTTGTCGGCGACCTTGCGGTCGAGGATGAGCTCCGAGTTACCGGTGCCCTTGAACTCTTCGAAGATCACCTCGTCCATGCGGCTGCCGGTGTCGATCAGGGCCGTGGCGATGATGGTCAGCGAGCCACCTTCTTCGATGTTGCGCGCGGCGCCGAAGAAGCGCTTCGGCCGCTGCAGAGCGTTGGCGTCGACGCCGCCGGTCAGCACCTTGCCGGATGACGGCACCACGGTGTTGTAGGCACGGCCCAGACGCGTGATCGAATCGAGCAGGATGACGACGTCCCGGCCGTGTTCAACGAGGCGCTTGGCCTTCTCGATCACCATTTCGGCCACGGCGACGTGACGCGAGGCCGGCTCGTCGAAGGTGGAGGACACCACCTCGCCCTTCACCGAGCGTTGCATGTCGGTGACTTCTTCCGGGCGCTCATCGATCAGCAGAACGATCAGATAGCACTCGGGATGGTTCGCGGTGATCGAGTGAGCGATGTTCTGCAGCAGCACCGTCTTGCCGGTGCGGGGCGGCGACACGATCAGCGCGCGCTGGCCTTTGCCGATCGGCGCGACGATGTCGATGACGCGGGCCGAGAGGTCCTTCTTGGTCGCGTCCTCGTGCTCCATCTTCAAGCGCTGCTCTGGATAGAGCGGCGTCAGGTTGTCGAAGTTGATCTTGTGGCGCGCCTTGTCGGGGTCTTCGAAGTTGATCGTGTTGACCTTCAGCAGCGCGAAATAACGCTCGCCGTCCTTTGGCGAACGGATCTGGCCGTCGACCGTGTCGCCAGTCCTGAGGCCGAAGCGGCGGATCTGCGAGGGCGAAACGTAAATGTCGTCAGGGCCGGGGAGGTAGTTCGCCTCCGGTGAGCGCAGGAAGCCGAAGCCGTCGGAGAGCACCTCGACGACGCCTTCGCCGATGATATCGATCTCTTTGGTGGCGAGTTGCTTGAGGATGGCGAACATCAGCTCCTGCTTGCGCATGGTGCTGGCGTTCTCGATTTCCTGCTCCTCGGCAAACGCCAGAAGCTCAGGGGGGGTTTTGGATTTAAGGTCTTGGAGTTTCATTTCCCGCATGCGGGCTGTCCTATTGGGAGTGATCGCCGTCGCCAAAAACGAACGAATACGGCGGAACGTTCAGGAAGGGCGCAGGTCTTTGGGTGTCGGCTGAATTGAGGGCCTAAACCCTGATGAGGCGGTTGGTCCGGGTACTCAGGGACCGGAACTCGACAACATCCGCCTGCGTTCGGAGGGATTTGATAAATATACGGAAAAACGGGCGAATCCGCAAGGGTGCCGGTCCACCGCAGTGCAAATCGGGCGTCGTCAGAACGGTTTGACCACCACCAGGATCACGATCAGGATCATCAGGACGGTGGGTACCTCATTGAGAATCCTGAAGAATTTCTGCGACTTGCGACGGCGATCGGCGGCGAAGTCCTTCACATGACGGCTCAACACCCCGTGAACGCCGGACATCAGGATGACCAGCAGCAGCTTGGCGTGAAGCCAGGGCGCCTTGAACCAGCCGCCCGAATAGGCGAGCCACAGTCCAAGCACCCAGGTCGCAATCATCGCCGGATTGATGATGGCCCTGAGCAGCCGGCGTTCCATGACCTTGAAGGTCTCGGACTGGGTCGACCCGACGTCAGCCTCACAGTGATAGACGAACAGCCGGGGCAGGTAGAGCATGCCGGCCATCCAGGCGATGACCGCGATGATGTGGAAGGCTTTGAGCCACTCGTACATGGAAACGTCCGGTCGGTTCTGTCGCTGATGAGCACCCCATAGCACAGACAACGCGGCGCGCGCGAAATTGCGTCAGCCGCGGACGCGGCGGATCATCTGTTCGACATGCGAAATGGGCGTGTCAGGCAGAATGCCGTGGCCGAGATTGAAAACGAACGGCCCCTCGGCGAAATTTTCGAGGACCGCATCGACGCCACGATCGAGGGCCGCTCCGCCGGCGCGCAGCACCAACGGATCGAGGTTGCCTTGAACCGGGCGCCGTTTCTGGATCGCCCGCGCGACATCGAAATCGATCATCCAATCGAGGCCGACGGCATTGACTGGAATCTTCTCGACGTAACGTCCGAGATTGCTGCCGGCACCGCGCGGAAACCCGATGATCTTCGCGTCCGGCACTGCTTGGCGGACACCCGCCACGATGCGCTGCATCGGCGCGACGCACCAGCGCTCGAATTCAAGCGGTGGCAAAACACCGGCCCAGGTGTCAAAGATCTGCACCGCATCGACACCGGCCTGAAGCTGACGGACGAGATATTGAATTGACGCTTCTGCCAGCACATCGATGAGGCGGCTGAACGCATCGGGATGGCGATAGGCAAACAGCCGCGCCGGCGCCTGATCGGGTGTGCCGCGGCCCGCGATCATGTAAGTCGCGACCGTCCACGGCGCGCCGCAAAAACCGAGAAACGTGACGCCCGGCGACAGCGCCGCTTTGACCAATCCGATCGTTTCATAAACCGGCGCCAGCACATCATGGTCCAGCGCATCGCGCAGGTTAGCCATCGCGGACGGATCGTCGAGCGGCTCGAGCAGCGGACCTTCGCCCGCAGCAAACCGCACCTGACGGCCGAGTGCCTGCGGGATCACCAGGATGTCGGAAAATAAAATCGCACCGTCGAAACCGAAGCGGCGGATCGGTTGCAGCGTCACCTCGGCGGCAAGCTTCGGCGTGAAACACAGATCGAGGAAGCCGCTGACGGTATTCCGGATCGCCATGTACTCCGGCAGGTAGCGGCCGGCCTGGCGCATCAACCAGAGCGGCGGCACGGCCTGACGCTGGCCGTCGAGCACGTCGCGGAGCGGTTTATGCACGGGCTCTCCGGTCACCTTCACTTCACCTCTAAATACTAGATTCTTAGTTGTAGTGATTCTTAGTCGGTGGTTTTGACTCACGACTCGTCTTCCCCACGCGATCCACGACAGCAGCCATTGTCCCCAAGCGGCTGGGGGCCCGCTGTGGATTGCTTTGGATAGCGATTTCGGCTGTCTTTTCAAAGCGTAATCGTAGAATTCGCCAGGCCGGACGAAAGCTCTGTTCAGGACCGCTCAAAATCCTCAGCGACCGGGCCGTTGTCGCTCCAAACTGCAGTGGTGTGGACGGTTTGAAGGGTTGTCAGACCGAAGTGCTTGCACCGTCCCGGAAGGCGTGGCCTTTTCCTAACTCGATCCACAGGCCGGGTAGCCTTTATCCATGCCTCATCGCGGTGCCAGTTACTTCCATCTGCATCTCGTCTCGGACGCCACCGGCGAGACGTTGATCACGGTCGCGCGCGCGGCCGCGGCCCAGTACACCAGTGTGTCACCGGTCGAGCACATGCATCCGCTGGTGCGCTCCCACAAGCAGCTCGACCGCGTGCTGGTCGAGATCGAGAATTCTCCGGGCATCGTGCTCTACACGCTGCTCGAGAGGGAGCTCGCGACGCGGCTGGAGGAGACCTGCCGCAGTCTCGGCGTGCCGTACCTCTCCATTCTGGGTCCGGTGCTGCAGCTGTTCCAGTCGTATCTCGGTGGCGAGAGCAAACCGCGCATCGGTGCGCAGCACACACTCAATGCCGAATATTTCAAACGCATCGACGCGCTGAACTACACGATGTTGCATGACGACGGGCAGCATGTCGACGATCTCGAGCAGGCCGATGTGGTGCTGGTCGGCGTGTCGCGCACCTCGAAAACTCCGACCTCGATCTATCTTGCCAACCGCGGCGTGAAGACTGCGAATATTCCGCTGGTGCCTGGCGTGCCGACACCGTCCAATCTCGAAACCTTGATCGAGCCGCTGGTGGTCGGACTGACGGCGAGCCCTGAGCGCATCGTGCAGATCCGTCAAAATCGCCTGCTCGGCCTGCGCGCCGAGCACGATGCCGATCAGTATGTCGACCGCCAGGCGGTTGCCGGCGAGATCGCGGCGGCGCGTAAGCTCTGCGCCAAACATAGCTGGCCGATCATCGACGTGACGCGCCGCTCGATCGAAGAAACCGCGGCCGA
The Rhodoplanes sp. Z2-YC6860 genome window above contains:
- the rho gene encoding transcription termination factor Rho; protein product: MREMKLQDLKSKTPPELLAFAEEQEIENASTMRKQELMFAILKQLATKEIDIIGEGVVEVLSDGFGFLRSPEANYLPGPDDIYVSPSQIRRFGLRTGDTVDGQIRSPKDGERYFALLKVNTINFEDPDKARHKINFDNLTPLYPEQRLKMEHEDATKKDLSARVIDIVAPIGKGQRALIVSPPRTGKTVLLQNIAHSITANHPECYLIVLLIDERPEEVTDMQRSVKGEVVSSTFDEPASRHVAVAEMVIEKAKRLVEHGRDVVILLDSITRLGRAYNTVVPSSGKVLTGGVDANALQRPKRFFGAARNIEEGGSLTIIATALIDTGSRMDEVIFEEFKGTGNSELILDRKVADKRTFPAIDITRSGTRKEELLTEAQQLKKMYVLRRILNPMGTMDAIDFLLDKLRSTKSNAEFFESMNT
- the hemJ gene encoding protoporphyrinogen oxidase HemJ — encoded protein: MYEWLKAFHIIAVIAWMAGMLYLPRLFVYHCEADVGSTQSETFKVMERRLLRAIINPAMIATWVLGLWLAYSGGWFKAPWLHAKLLLVILMSGVHGVLSRHVKDFAADRRRKSQKFFRILNEVPTVLMILIVILVVVKPF
- the hemE gene encoding uroporphyrinogen decarboxylase — protein: MTGEPVHKPLRDVLDGQRQAVPPLWLMRQAGRYLPEYMAIRNTVSGFLDLCFTPKLAAEVTLQPIRRFGFDGAILFSDILVIPQALGRQVRFAAGEGPLLEPLDDPSAMANLRDALDHDVLAPVYETIGLVKAALSPGVTFLGFCGAPWTVATYMIAGRGTPDQAPARLFAYRHPDAFSRLIDVLAEASIQYLVRQLQAGVDAVQIFDTWAGVLPPLEFERWCVAPMQRIVAGVRQAVPDAKIIGFPRGAGSNLGRYVEKIPVNAVGLDWMIDFDVARAIQKRRPVQGNLDPLVLRAGGAALDRGVDAVLENFAEGPFVFNLGHGILPDTPISHVEQMIRRVRG
- a CDS encoding pyruvate, water dikinase regulatory protein, which produces MPHRGASYFHLHLVSDATGETLITVARAAAAQYTSVSPVEHMHPLVRSHKQLDRVLVEIENSPGIVLYTLLERELATRLEETCRSLGVPYLSILGPVLQLFQSYLGGESKPRIGAQHTLNAEYFKRIDALNYTMLHDDGQHVDDLEQADVVLVGVSRTSKTPTSIYLANRGVKTANIPLVPGVPTPSNLETLIEPLVVGLTASPERIVQIRQNRLLGLRAEHDADQYVDRQAVAGEIAAARKLCAKHSWPIIDVTRRSIEETAAEIIALLADRRRLSPQP